The sequence CGACCTAGCATAAGCAAAACGGATGTCGGTACACCGAAACCGACTACCACACCCAGGCGAACTCTTATGAAGACTTCTGAAAAAAGTGCCGTTAATGTAACAAAAACTCAAATTTCTCCCAAACCCGACAGTGCAGCCCAATCCCCTCGTGTTAGCGGCCGATTGGAACCATCACCTTTGAGTCGATCGAACTCTTTGAGACAAACATCGTTGTCGTCACCACGTTTCCGCGCGACAACCACTTCGTCTGCCGCAAATCAACCGACTGCTGCCAAACCATCCTCATCGTCGGGCTTTGCGCGAAATGCTTCGTCCCGTTCGACCTTTAAAGCCGACGCGGTAGCTACTTCTAGATCGCTGTCCGGCAAAACAGCCAGCGCTCGACCTCGTGCAACCATCGCGAAACAACCGATAACTTCCAGCAGTAGTGTAGCGTCGCCCAGACTCAGAAGCAGTCGATTAGCAACGCCGAAAACAGTCGCGAGCGAGACCGCCGAAAAGGGTTTTCTTCGTAAGTTTGGTATCATCGGTCGTCCGAGAAGTGAGGTCGGATCGCCAGGTATTCCAAAAGGAATAGGGGTAATACGAACTACCGACGTAGCACGGGTCTAATGATGTTGAATCATTGTATGAAAATTATGTAAACCTCTATAGATCTAGTCtcttaaaaatcattttgttctTTGTACTACCTCAAATGGATAGATTAACGCGTAACTTCCATCGTCTTCCTTTAGTTTTTAAGTACAGTCATTTTTCTTAGCTGtctttgaatgattttatcaGTTTAGAAACATTATTTATTCAGTTGACTCCGAAGTAGCAATCGTACACGTAGTCATGAGTTTCTTCAATAGTTCTATTTGTTGTTACGATGCCTTGTCTGAGTTGAATTTGACAAGTAGTATATACTAGAAAGGGTCAAGCAGGTCTTTCGATGACAGTGGTTCTGTTGAAAAAGAGTAAAGGTGCCAGAGCTTTTGTAGCTTAGGACAGGGATACATTCCTGGTGAGGTCACGGTCCAGGCTTTATATCCTATTCTTTTTTACCGGTGAACAAGCGAAAGGTTGTATGTAACAGTCGTTTCATTGCACGTGTAAGAATGAAAACATACGATACTTAATGAAGCAACATAGATGTTCCTTTTACCGGTGCTATAATATCATATTTATCATAAGCAgttgttattctatttttatatatattttcttgtaGTTATACCCACGCGACTTCTATATCTaacttatgtatatatatcctgtaaacatttcaaataatgGAATAAGTCCTAGAATTATGATAGTTTGTATCTTGGATTCAAAACACAACGTTTCGGATTCAAACTAGCATCCATCATTAGGTGAAATTGAAGGATTTGTTGAAATCGTACATCGACACTAATTCATTCTGTTGAAACGTTTATGGTCTTCATTCGATTTTTATCATTTGTGTAGCGAATGGTTCCTGTGAATTCGTTTTTAAATTGTTAGCACTTTTAGATATCAGTTTCAATCTTGTTTTTTATGAAGCTAAGCAGAAAAACGTAAAACGTTCGCTACATCAATTCACCCGTAGTGTCACTCTGTCACTAACCAGACGCGACTTCCAGTGTACCGGAAGTGACGTAGATCTTTAACCACAATCGAATTTATGCCGGATATCCAGCGCTAATGATAAACGCTTCGGTCTTTATTCCGTCCAATAACTTCATTATCACGcaattttgtattttaaagCTAACTTCTCCGAGCTACGACCTTTATATTCATGCATTCCGATTATGGTAACGAAAATGTGCTCCAATCCCAAAGTACGTggtaatatgaaaatatgaatcaaCCTATCGTGTATTGTCGTGtattatttcgattttttaGAAGATTATGCAATGTAAACCTTAACACACAGAAGACATTATGAACGTACCGATAACCGTTGAATgatgtaaatagaaatatcCGAATACATTATATCATAACGTTAAGTTTactaaataaagaatttaatgatgaatctatttttgtaattgatttccAAGGGATTCgatgattaattaattaatgccGTTATATGTATGTGGAAAGAGACAATTTCGCCCAGACTTGAGAAATCAAGGCAGGTAGAAAAAgcaaatacatgtacacacTTCTGGAACAAACCTTTATTTACAGAGCCGAAGACTTCTGACTTTGACAGTGCAAAGTCGAGCATTCACAAAGAAATATATCTGACTGATCGATCGCCTCTGTAGATGCAAGTTCTCCAAAAATAGTTGAATTGAACAAAACGGGCGATTTCATGGGATCTTAACATATGAACCGATGGCTGCGAAAGTCTAAGTAAGAGAGGGAATGAGAGGTTTTATGACCAGAAGACCACGCCATCgaaaaatctaaaacaatAGGCACTATTGACCATGACCAGTCCACAGGACTTATATCAGGTCAAGTGTCCTGACCACCACTCGTCAGACGGAACAGTATTGTCTATAGATTATGACATGCTCTTTATATCTAATTAACCCAAATCAACTATCATGAGTCCGACGCAAATATCTCTGAAAACAGAACCCAAGCTTTTAGATTAAATGTTAAAACATCGACAAATGATTGGTCGTGCGTCAAGTTTCATTTGACAGAAAGACTTTTAGTTTTAACAGTATCGTATATGCTACTATCTGATATTGTGCCTGCATTCCCGTAGGTAGGTCTGGATTTATCCAACTCAGTCCAGTAAtcgatgaatttaatttgcCAGATGGAACAATTTTGTCGTCTTTTATCGTCGACCTGTTTGTCCCTGGTTTCACTAGTCGCTTTTACGCACGTATTCCGTAGTGAATAGATCGCGTTATCGTCAGCTGCGCTGTTCATTCTGTGAACTGATGATACGGATTTCGCAAACTTATCGATTCTCTCCTCAAGTCTTTTCGTTGAATTGACGTAACCAGACGAGAATCGACAGAAGTATTTGTCGTCTGTACGCTTATGGTTTTTGGTCTGAAAACTACTGGCATCTATTTTTTCTTGGCGGCTTTCAGTGACGTGGATCGTCGTTCCATCACAAGTTGCACGTCGATTCAAGCTATTACCAATGCGAGAACGGTTAAGCGGTGCTGTCTGCGCTCTAACCCTCTCTACCCGTTTATATTCGGGTGGTAATTGACCAATGCCGTTCAATTTCGAATTCAATACGACTTTCGATTCGGTTGTTGCATTTGCATCGCTCTGAAAATTAAATGATACCGATACACGCAAATTGCTTGTCGCCTACAAATTCAATCGTTATTTCACACGCTGATCGCTAGtgcaaataaaatgaaattgatttctgtGTAAACAAGACAGCTGTAGCTGTTTCTTTTAGTAGCGCAGAGGATTACCTTAACGTTACTCTTTCTGTTCGGTGAGTCTATCTCCTCCTGTATGGCAGACGAACGAAGCAACTTCCGTTGTAGTATTTCGTGTCGTATAATCATCGGTCTCTTCTTCAGTTCGTTGAATTTTTCCGCGTAGATTTTCTGCTTCAAAAGCAAACGCACGGTTTTCTCCAAATATCGCTGTTCCATTTTGTTCAACGTGAAAGCCTGTAGCTCGTTATCAGACCACCGTAATGTCGACATTTCTGGGCGAGAATAAATCTTTCGTAAATGTTTTCCCTAGATAGAAAAATCATCCGATTATTCCATCAATTTCGATTCGCTTCATTATTGTTACACCACTCAGTACGTTGTCCTTCCAACATCAGCCCCAGCTACACTGCGcggatgaaaatgaaaagggCATATTTCCGTACTCCAGCAACCGCGTAGTCACTAATGCGTAAAAATTTGTTCTCCGACATTGAAGTCCACGGCGATCgagcattttctaataaagcAGCATTTTAACCGCAGCCTCGTAAAGCCATGATTGATCGAATAATGACGCGTTATCGCTTCGACGCCGTGAAGGGAATTTGGTGCTTCGATTATTGATATTGTTAATAACGGCTTGATACATTACCCAGCAATCTATCGGATATTGCAAAGTAATCATTAACTAATGACCGTAAAccaaacacgaatatgcaattTTACTGTAACTGAAAAGCGCTATTTTTCGCCATACGGAGTACATACAATTTGCTTTTACGTGTTTGTTTCGTATTTCAATATCGGTTTACGCATCGAAAGTGCTTTGATAGGGGGCATACATGTTATTCTGTGtccaattttcaaaacatttttttagaaTAGCCATTTCGCTTAGCAATGGGTTCGTTGAAATGGGCGTTTAGTTGAAATAGAATCCCGTAAAAGAGAATTCTTTTGAAATGAGTATCGAATTCTCTaaagttcttttttttcaatacaaataaaaagtatttacaAACACTTCCCATCTTCTGTACCCACATCTCCgccgttaaaaaaaaaattaaaacgcgTTATAAGAGATTCGGAATTAGTGGCCTCCCCTACCTATCAATGAACATGGAAACTTTAAAAGGGTTGACTTAACATGATTTGTCTTGTGTgttaatgtatttttctttataGTGGTTTTTTGCAGTTAAAATCTTATGTGGAAGGTTTCCCTCATCCTTATCTTGATTGTGTGCAATCCgatgttttatttgtaaatcacAAGGAGCAATAAAGTTTTGAATCCAATTGAATTGGTCTGAACACATTTGAACATTGTCTGAACGCCTGCTTCTCTGTAAAACGTGTAGGCTGTATATGCAGTTACGCTACCCATAAAGTATCGGtgttttctaaatattttctaaataaaacAGGTGTGCTGTATGAATTCGATAGCAATATCATTATCCATATAGGTAAAACTGTGTCAAGGGCCCATCCAAGCGAGGGTACAAAGCTGCGCACCTCCCCTCTCTAAAATTACCCTGTTATCCCCTGAAATTTTAGagggaaaaagaaattaaattgattaCTATAAGCTTGTACTCGCCATTTCCGGAAACGAGTTGATGTTTTCCGACGAGCTTTCCCGGCTGAATTGCCTGAATAAAACTAATATGGAGTTAAAGAGTCTTTGCAAATGCAGCCTAATACATCAGACTGAAGattttttatatcaatttcttGCCCATATGCAAGACAAAGTTAAATAATATCTTCTATAACGCGGACCACGCCTCCCTCTtacaattattttggtttaacaAAGACAGCGATTGGATGTGTTGCTTAGAATACTAACAGCTGACTTTCTGAATTTTCCATTTGTCAAGCAATATATGAGGAAATTTATTGACGAATCGATGATGGCAAATCCCAAGGTTATTTGTATAAAACCAacactcatttttattttgaaataacgGAGATTTTTCAAACGATCCACAACACCTAAACCTTCACAAACTATAAACAATGTAACTACTGACAAAACCATCTTCAAAACCCTCATCTCCCTCCTAGACGATTCTTTCGTCACACCAAGCTCCGTGCGTCGAATAGCCCGACGGAAAAATTTCGCTGAaataagaattgaattgagaaCTACCAAAGCACAAACAGGAAACATTACAGTAAGATAAAGGAAAAAGTACTGGCCCGATATTAAGGAATCCCAGAATCCTAATTGAATACCTGGATATGAGTACCGGTACCGCTCATCACGCCATGTAATGTAGGGCCAAAATCCTGGACATTTCACAAAATCGAGTGCGAATTTCGGTAGAAATTGGCTAAAATGTCCACAAAAACCGATTAGTGAGATAAGTATCATCGCATATATTGAGGCCGACTTTTTTGGAAATTTTCGAGGTTTCATTGGAAATAATACAACGATTAATCGGTCAAGACTGAGCAGTACCGTACACCAGTTACGAGTCAtttgaaatatgtaaaaaaatggcagtgaaattgatattaaaatccATCCGAAATTCCATTCATTTTCGCGAAACAAAGCTTTGCCAAATGCGGCATAGATGTAGACAGTTCTCAGCGGATAGAGAATGAAGGTAGCGATCATAAACAGAAGATCTTGTACAGCCAAAACTTTTacaagaaaataaacatcagatttgaatcgtTTAAGAACTAACAACGTGAACGCGTTGAATATTATGCCCAGTATGGATGCGGGTAGATACCACCACAAGTATATATAGATGCTAAATTTGTAACTCCGTCTAACACGACCATTCAACATGTTCTGACATAACTCGAATTGATATGTCAGAGTGGTTCCGTTATCAAACATTGTCATAAGCTGCAAGAACTACGTtagaccttggagtaatcattgcttggagtaatcattcaatgattactccaaggttagACCGTGGACTCGGAGATGTTCCCATGTTTCGACTGCTCAGTAATCTGTTTCGGTAATTATCCCATGATTTACCGAGTACGTATATTCAATCCGAAGTTGCTCCGCGGCTTTGAGGAAAGTTGATTAAATGAGACTTAAAGACTCCATTGGTTGCCAGGTAACTGTGCTTAAAATTCAATAAGCTTTAGTGAAAACTTTATCAAAGATATTTTACAGGTCGCACCAACTTAAATTAGATGTGTTCTATTTAtgcagggaagtgtgatgacatcacacttccctgattTATGTAACTATAGATATGAACCAACTGATATTACTCCGGTCTAACAAAAGTGCATGGTAAGCAATATGTAATACAGGGAGCAAAAGATCCAAGTATATAATTTCACAGTATTTTGAGAAGGGTGCTGCTATTTTAATTTGCAGCACATTTCAAAAGAGGTCTGATCTGaagaaaaattttaaaagccctgaaaatttcaaatcatcacCTAATTCGAATCAAAAGTTAATTCTTGTTCGTGTAACCGGGCCCTGGATGATGAGGCTCGAAGCAAAAAACGCTTTGAAAAAGTTGTACACACAGAATCTCACGACATTAAGTCATTGACAAAAATGTAAAACGATATCTTTCAATATCGTGACATATCGGGTATATTCCACGCAACTATATTGTTTCCTGATACGGTCGACATTTATAAAACCGATTCAGATCTTTAACGCAGTCATCGCATAAACACGGGATTTTCGCACGTTATCCTCTAAAATAAAGCCATTATATTGTAATCAACAACAAATACGATGTTTCTTCCATCATTTTCGTATATCGGTGCGTGTCCTTCTCGTTGAATCAACGCGTGTTAAGTTTCCGCAGCCATGTCTGCGCTTGTCACTCTCTCCGATTACAATCTAACTTTAGTAACACTCGGTCATCAGAATCCATACAACGACCACGCCACCGGATACTTCGCTTTCGGTATCGTTTTCGACAGTAAATGGATTTTTCATGTGGCTTTGGTGGCCATGTACGGATTCCTTCCGTTTTCGTTTGTCGTCGGCACCGTCGGTAACTTGTTTGCTTTAAGAGTTCTTTCGAATCGCCATTACACGCGCACGTCCACGGGCGTTTACATGATAGCTCTGGAAGTATTCGATACGACCGTAGTTTCGCTATGCGTACCCGTATTATTTACTCGTGTTGTCTTCCAACATTTGATAACTGAcctattttgtaaaatttacATATTCTTACTGGTGGCTACAGCTTCATTTTCGAATTTAACATTAGCGTTCATGAGTATCGATCGCCTAATTGTTGTCTGCTTTCCGTTCAAAGCGAAATCTATCTGTACCCCTCGTAAAGCCCGCGTAGTACTACTTGCGATGGTATTAGCTCAGCTAGGATTCAGTATCTACCGAGCCGTACCACTTAGAGTCTACACAAACGGCCCCGAAAACGACTGCGACTATCCTCTAAGAGGTCGTCCGagattcattatttcattcacTCAAAACGTCATCCAGTTTTGGATTCCATTTGGTCTTATTCTAGGGTGCAATATATCGATCGTTACCCAACTCGTACTTCAATCGAAGCGACGCAAAGAAATGACTAATTCTTGTTCGGATGGGAAGGAGTCAGCTGATAATTCCGTGTCAGTGACTTTGATGTTACTGTCAGTTTCTATATTGTTTCTCGTGTTACATTTCCCGTTTTTCTTGTATCGTATTTTGAAATACGTAACGGGAGCTGATCGAATGATTCTGAACGTTGTTTACTGGATTTCTCGAG is a genomic window of Tubulanus polymorphus chromosome 5, tnTubPoly1.2, whole genome shotgun sequence containing:
- the LOC141905510 gene encoding allatostatin-A receptor-like, encoding MSALVTLSDYNLTLVTLGHQNPYNDHATGYFAFGIVFDSKWIFHVALVAMYGFLPFSFVVGTVGNLFALRVLSNRHYTRTSTGVYMIALEVFDTTVVSLCVPVLFTRVVFQHLITDLFCKIYIFLLVATASFSNLTLAFMSIDRLIVVCFPFKAKSICTPRKARVVLLAMVLAQLGFSIYRAVPLRVYTNGPENDCDYPLRGRPRFIISFTQNVIQFWIPFGLILGCNISIVTQLVLQSKRRKEMTNSCSDGKESADNSVSVTLMLLSVSILFLVLHFPFFLYRILKYVTGADRMILNVVYWISRALMAVNSAINFYVYCLASERFRVELRAILNSSFCQTN